The Salvia splendens isolate huo1 chromosome 21, SspV2, whole genome shotgun sequence genome includes a window with the following:
- the LOC121783934 gene encoding RNA-dependent RNA polymerase 6-like — protein MAEVGDKDMGITQISLGGLENNVTAKMLSDYLEDNVGLVWRCRVKTSSTPQDSYPSYEIDTERVQRKIEYEKVEPHAFVHFAVAHSSALAMKLSGSGDLRLGRNTLKVSMGPQNPFRLRERRRTTAPYKVPDVSIEIGAMKSRDEFVVGWRGPRTGVDFLVDPFNGTCQILFTKDTAFSLRGEARPAVIKCNFKIEFVPREINEIKRYKDFSSLVVLFQLASSPQLYYRTADDDIEESVPFDLLDDDDPWIRTTDFVSSGAIGRCNTYRISARPRNLKQLANALGYLQNRRVPIVNSSPQERLRVQDEPDFGVPMSDPFFCFEFKEGLNFKVMFMVNAVVHKGIINQHQMSKEFFDLLRSQSEELNLVVLKHMYSYKRPIYDAYRALDSVRKWLIKNPKLLQRPEQMDDIVEVRRLVITPSKAYCLPPEVELSNRVLRNYKNISDRFLRVTFMDEAMQTLNKNVLTYYAAPIVRIITSNLNPQRTTMFKRVKDILSNGFHLCGRRYSFLAFSSNQLRDRSAWFFAEDSNTSVDLIKKWMGKFTDRNVAKCAARMGQCFSSTYATVEVPFAQINSRLPDVERNDYVFSDGIGMISADLAKEVAEKLQLNTKQPCAYQIRYAGFKGVVACWPAKNNGPRLQLRPSMKKFDSVHTTLEICSWTRFQPGFLNRQIVTLLSALEVHDEKFWRMQELMVSRLDRILEDPDMAFDVLTASCTDQGNTAAMMLAAGFRSHSEPHLRGMLTSIRVSQLGDLREKSRIFVQSGRWLMGCLDELGALEYGQCFIQVSKPSLEDCFANHGSEFSETKKDLEVIKGLVVIAKNPCLHPGDVRILEAVDVPGLHHLYDCLVFPQKGERPHANEASGSDLDGDLYFVTWDDTLIPPSKRSWTPMDYEPGEVKRKPREVTHLDIIEFFTKNMVNESLGTICNAHVVHADLSEYGALDEKCIKLAELAAIAVDFPKTGKIVSMPPDLKPQMYPDFMGKEELQSYNSAKILGKLYRRVRDAYDLDYEASSQLTYPAEHIFYDQELEVAGSKDFIADAWSCKCSYDGQLIGLLGQYKVNSEDEVVTGHIWSMPKFSSKKQGELKERLKHAYSALRKDYRKIFECMGPEFDQLPDHEKNALYERKASAWYEVTYHDSWVKKSKELQEMDDSGKTVLLSFAWIAADYLARMKIRRRRMENAISNKPIDSLGRYLADKI, from the exons ATGGCAGAGGTGGGCGATAAAGACATGGGTATCACTCAAATTAGCCTTGGAGGGCTAGAGAATAATGTCACAGCTAAGATGCTTTCGGACTACCTTGAAGATAATGTTGGACTTGTCTGGAGGTGTCGAGTCAAGACTTCCTCAACTCCCCAGGACTCGTATCCAAGTTACGAGATTGATACTGAGAGGGTGCAGAGAAAAATTGAATACGAGAAGGTTGAGCCTCATGCTTTTGTGCATTTTGCAGTTGCACATTCATCAGCATTGGCAATGAAATTATCAGGTTCTGGAGACCTTAGATTGGGCAGAAATACATTGAAGGTTAGTATGGGGCCACAAAATCCTTTCCGTttgagagagaggagaagaacTACAGCGCCCTATAAGGTACCAGATGTCAGCATTGAGATTGGGGCTATGAAGAGCCGGGATGAGTTTGTTGTTGGTTGGAGGGGGCCTCGAACAGGTGTTGATTTTCTTGTTGATCCATTCAATGGGACGTGCCAAATTCTTTTTACAAAGGATACTGCATTCTCCCTGAGAGGTGAAGCCAGGCCGGCTGTAATAAAATGCAATTTCAAGATTGAGTTCGTACCTAGGGAAATAAATGAAATCAAGCGCTACAAAGATTTTTCTTCCTTGGTAGTTTTATTTCAGCTGGCTTCATCACCTCAGCTTTACTATAGAACTGCAGATGATGACATTGAAGAATCAGTTCCGTTTGATTTGTTGGATGATGATGATCCATGGATACGCACAACAGATTTTGTTTCCAGTGGGGCAATTGGTAGGTGTAACACTTACCGAATTTCTGCCCGACCTAGAAACCTTAAACAACTTGCGAATGCATTGGGATATCTACAAAACCGCAGAGTGCCGATTGTGAATAGCAGTCCACAAGAACGCCTCCGAGTGCAGGATGAGCCTGATTTTGGGGTGCCAATGTCAGATCCATTTTTTTGCTTTGAGTTCAAGGAAGGTCTGAATTTCAAGGTCATGTTTATGGTGAATGCTGTTGTGCACAAAGGCATAATCAATCAACATCAGATGTCAAAGGAGTTCTTTGACCTGTTGAGAAGTCAATCAGAGGAGCTCAATTTGGTTGTCCTTAAGCACATGTATTCCTACAAGCGTCCCATTTATGATGCTTACAGGGCTTTGGATTCTGTGAGAAAATGGCTGATTAAAAATCCTAAACTCCTTCAGAGGCCAGAGCAGATGGATGATATTGTTGAAGTTAGAAGATTGGTCATAACTCCATCAAAAGCCTATTGTCTTCCACCTGAGGTTGAACTGTCGAACAGAGTATTAAGAAACTACAAAAATATCTCTGATCGGTTCCTACGAGTAACTTTCATGGATGAAGCAATGCAGACCCTTAACAAAAATGTGCTCACGTACTACGCTGCTCCGATTGTTAGGATAATTACCTCAAATCTCAACCCGCAAAGGACCACTATGTTCAAACGGGTGAAGGATATTTTATCCAATGGGTTCCATTTGTGTGGTCGAAGATACTCTTTTCTGGCCTTCTCCTCAAATCAACTAAGGGACCGTTCAGCCTGGTTCTTTGCTGAAGACAGCAACACTAGTGTTGACCTCATCAAAAAATGGATGGGGAAATTCACTGATCGCAATGTTGCGAAATGTGCCGCAAGAATGGGACAGTGTTTCTCTTCAACTTATGCTACAGTTGAAGTTCCTTTTGCACAAATTAATTCGAGGCTTCCTGACGTTGAGAGAAATGACTATGTATTCTCTGATGGAATAGGCATGATATCTGCTGATCTTGCAAAAGAAGTTGCAGAGAAATTGCAGCTGAATACGAAACAGCCCTGTGCTTACCAGATAAGATATGCAGGCTTCAAAGGTGTTGTTGCATGTTGGCCTGCTAAAAACAATGGACCACGCTTGCAACTCCGTCCAAGCATGAAGAAATTCGATTCAGTTCACACAACACTTGAGATTTGTTCTTGGACTCGATTCCAGCCTGGTTTTCTGAATCGTCAAATTGTGACTCTACTGTCAGCTTTAGAAGTCCATGATGAAAAGTTTTGGAGAATGCAGGAATTAATGGTATCAAGACTTGATCGCATCCTCGAAGACCCAGACATGGCATTTGATGTACTTACAGCTTCATGCACTGATCAAGGGAATACAGCAGCGATGATGTTAGCTGCTGGTTTCAGGTCTCACAGTGAACCTCACCTACGAGGGATGCTGACTAGCATTAGGGTTTCCCAGCTTGGTGACCTTAGGGAGAAGTCCAGAATTTTCGTCCAATCTGGGAGGTGGTTGATGGGATGTTTAGATGAGCTTGGTGCTCTTGAATATGGTCAGTGCTTCATTCAGGTCTCAAAGCCATCTTTAGAAGATTGTTTTGCGAATCATGGATCAGAGTTTTCTGAGACCAAGAAAGACCTAGAAGTGATCAAGGGCCTTGTAGTGATTGCTAAGAACCCGTGTCTGCACCCTGGAGATGTGCGGATTCTGGAGGCAGTTGATGTTCCTGGGCTCCACCATCTTTATGATTGTCTTGTCTTCCCTCAGAAGGGAGAGAGACCGCATGCAAATGAAGCATCTGGGAGTGATCTGGATGGAGATCTCTATTTTGTTACTTGGGATGATACTCTTATTCCTCCGAGCAAGAGAAGCTGGACGCCAATGGACTATGAGCCTGGGGAAGTAAAGCGCAAGCCACGTGAAGTGACGCACTTG GACATCATTGAATTTTTCACGAAGAACATGGTGAACGAAAGTCTGGGAACCATCTGCAATGCTCACGTGGTTCATGCTGATCTCAGTGAATATGGGGCATTGGATGAGAAGTGCATTAAGTTGGCTGAGCTTGCAGCCATTGCTGTTGACTTCCCCAAAACAGGAAAGATTGTGTCTATGCCTCCAGATCTGAAGCCACAGATGTATCCGGACTTCATGGGGAAAGAAGAGCTTCAGTCGTACAATTCAGCTAAGATCTTAGGCAAGCTCTACCGTAGAGTCAGAGATGCTTATGACCTAGATTACGAAGCTTCTTCCCAACTGACATACCCTGCAGAGCACATCTTCTATGATCAAGAACTTGAAGTTGCAGGTTCAAAAGATTTTATTGCTGATGCATGGAGCTGCAAGTGTTCTTATGATGGACAGTTGATCGGCCTCTTAGGACAGTACAAAGTGAATAGTGAAGATGAGGTCGTCACTGGACACATATGGTCTATGCCCAAGTTCAGTAGTAAAAAACAAGGGGAGCTGAAGGAAAGACTGAAGCATGCCTATAGTGCCCTCAGGAAGGACTATAGGAAAATTTTTGAGTGCATGGGCCCTGAATTTGACCAGCTCCCCGACCATGAGAAGAATGCTCTTTATGAGCGAAAGGCATCGGCTTGGTATGAGGTTACATACCACGATAGTTGGGTGAAAAAGTCCAAGGAGCTGCAGGAGATGGATGATTCCGGGAAGACAGTTTTGTTGAGCTTTGCTTGGATAGCGGCTGATTATCTTGCTCGGATGAAAATCAGGCGCAGAAGGATGGAAAACGCAATCTCCAACAAGCCCATCGATTCTTTGGGCAGGTATCTGGCTGATAAAATCTGA
- the LOC121783935 gene encoding ethylene-responsive transcription factor SHINE 2-like, whose product MVQPNKFRGVRQRQWGSWVSEIRHPLLKKRIWLGTFETAEAAARAYDQVAILMNGHNAKTNFPATSNAPEQNTNAPSSQAATLSEMLAAKLKKCCKNPAPSITCLRIDNDNSNIGVWQKRAGRDSGSQWVMKVELKKTMMPCQSSSSSQSSWSTSSEVDEVSDAMDEENRVALQMVEELLYWNGSTPALSNEQNEGEDK is encoded by the exons ATGGTACAACCGAACAAGTTCAGAGGTGTCAGGCAGCGGCAATGGGGCTCGTGGGTGTCAGAGATCCGCCACCCTCTGCT GAAGAAGAGGATATGGCTGGGGACGTTCGAGACAGCAGAGGCCGCAGCAAGGGCGTACGATCAAGTAGCCATTTTGATGAATGGCCACAATGCCAAGACAAACTTTCCAGCTACGAGCAATGCCCCCGAGCAAAACACGAATGCGCCATCGTCTCAGGCGGCCACACTGTCGGAGATGCTGGCAGCCAAGCTGAAAAAATGCTGCAAGAATCCAGCTCCTTCCATCACCTGTTTGAGGATCGACAACGACAACTCCAACATCGGGGTGTGGCAGAAGCGGGCAGGGAGGGACTCGGGCAGCCAGTGGGTGATGAAGGTCGAGCTCAAGAAGACGATGATGCCTTGCCAGAGCTCCTCCTCGTCCCAGTCATCATGGTCGACTTCATCTGAGGTCGACGAAGTCAGCGACGCAATGGATGAGGAGAACAGAGTGGCGTTGCAGATGGTCGAGGAGCTGCTGTATTGGAATGGCTCGACACCTGCACTTTCGAATGAGCAAAATGAAGGCGAAGACAAATAA
- the LOC121785578 gene encoding uncharacterized protein LOC121785578 isoform X1, with protein sequence MGGCLGCCTKPPLVISVDEPSKGLEIQGQRVKRHSLTEDFWSPSSGDMDNSGFPSHRSVSSMSTLNQTLDTNGSTGGTSNSSEFVNHGLLLWNQTRQQWVGNKGPQKSGQEAQEAKLSFNTTYEGLLGSNKPFPQPIPLTEMVDFLVDVWEQDGLYD encoded by the exons ATGGG AGGTTGTCTTGGATGTTGTACGAAGCCACCGCTTGTAATTTCCGTGGATGAGCCATCTAAGGGACTTGAGATTCAAGGCCAGCGCGTGAAAAGGCATAGTTTAACAGAGGACTTCTGGAGCCCCAGTTCGGGTGATATGGATAATAGTGGCTTTCCATCTCATAGAAGTGTCTCGTCAATGAGCACTTTGAACCAAACACTTGACACTAATGGTAGCACAGGCGGCACAAGCAACTCCTCCGAATTTGTTAATCATG GGCTTCTTCTTTGGAACCAAACTAGGCAGCAGTGGGTGGGTAATAAAGGACCCCAAAAGTCGGGACAAGAAGCACAAGAGGCGAAATTGAG TTTCAATACGACATATGAGGGTTTGCTTGGGAGCAACAAGCCGTTCCCCCAACCAATCCCGTTGACG GAAATGGTGGATTTCCTAGTTGATGTGTGGGAGCAAGATGGGCTTTATGATTAA
- the LOC121785578 gene encoding uncharacterized protein LOC121785578 isoform X2, whose translation MDNSGFPSHRSVSSMSTLNQTLDTNGSTGGTSNSSEFVNHGLLLWNQTRQQWVGNKGPQKSGQEAQEAKLSFNTTYEGLLGSNKPFPQPIPLTEMVDFLVDVWEQDGLYD comes from the exons ATGGATAATAGTGGCTTTCCATCTCATAGAAGTGTCTCGTCAATGAGCACTTTGAACCAAACACTTGACACTAATGGTAGCACAGGCGGCACAAGCAACTCCTCCGAATTTGTTAATCATG GGCTTCTTCTTTGGAACCAAACTAGGCAGCAGTGGGTGGGTAATAAAGGACCCCAAAAGTCGGGACAAGAAGCACAAGAGGCGAAATTGAG TTTCAATACGACATATGAGGGTTTGCTTGGGAGCAACAAGCCGTTCCCCCAACCAATCCCGTTGACG GAAATGGTGGATTTCCTAGTTGATGTGTGGGAGCAAGATGGGCTTTATGATTAA